The following proteins come from a genomic window of Oricola thermophila:
- a CDS encoding glycoside hydrolase family 43 protein encodes MIRNPILPGFNPDPSFCRAGEDYYIATSTFEWYPGVQIFHSRDLVNWTLVARPLDRKELLDMRGNPDSCGIWAPCLSHADGRFWLVYTDVKRLDGNFKDAHNYITTCETVDGEWSDPVHVNSSGFDPSLFHDDDGRKWFMNMQWNHRGPGTGGNPKHASFDGILLQEWHPEKGLIGPVTNIYPGTDRGLTEAPHIFKRNGWYYLTTAEGGTGYGHAVTMARSRSITGPYEDHPNRHLICTTDAPDHPLQRTGHGQYVETHWGDIYHTFLMGRPIPGPDGTGRFCPLGRETGIERCVWGEDDWLYLEGGGLLPRVEVPSPTGTVPAEPEAVRRKFDGDMLPDEFQWLRTPETDRIFRLGNGVLTLIGRESIGSWFEQALVARRQEHLAYAAETQVSFEPVTYQQAAGLTTYYNRYKFHALLVTHEPGTGRALTILSCNGDWPDGALTLPLDQPVPVAEGPIEMRVEVDHARQQFFWRQEGGEWRPIGPVLDAAVISDEGGRGEHASFTGAFTGMVCFDTSGSGLPAAFTHFNYLPRQ; translated from the coding sequence ATGATCCGCAATCCCATACTGCCCGGCTTCAACCCCGATCCCTCCTTCTGCCGGGCAGGCGAGGATTACTACATCGCGACCTCGACCTTCGAGTGGTACCCCGGGGTGCAGATCTTCCATTCGCGCGACCTGGTGAACTGGACCCTTGTCGCACGACCGCTCGATCGCAAAGAACTACTCGACATGCGCGGCAATCCCGACAGCTGCGGCATCTGGGCGCCGTGCCTTTCCCATGCCGACGGCAGGTTCTGGCTGGTTTACACGGACGTGAAGCGGCTCGACGGGAACTTCAAGGACGCCCACAACTACATCACCACCTGCGAGACGGTCGACGGCGAGTGGTCCGATCCTGTCCATGTGAACTCGTCCGGTTTCGACCCGTCACTGTTCCATGACGACGACGGGCGGAAATGGTTCATGAACATGCAGTGGAACCATCGCGGGCCGGGCACCGGCGGAAACCCGAAACACGCCTCCTTCGACGGCATCCTGCTGCAGGAATGGCACCCGGAAAAGGGCCTGATCGGCCCCGTGACCAACATCTATCCCGGTACCGACAGGGGGCTGACAGAGGCGCCGCACATCTTCAAGCGCAACGGCTGGTACTATCTCACCACGGCGGAAGGCGGCACCGGCTACGGCCATGCCGTCACGATGGCGCGATCGCGCTCGATCACCGGCCCCTACGAGGACCATCCGAACAGGCACCTGATCTGCACCACGGACGCACCCGACCATCCGTTACAGCGCACCGGACATGGTCAGTATGTCGAGACCCACTGGGGCGACATCTATCACACCTTCCTGATGGGCCGGCCCATTCCCGGACCGGACGGGACCGGACGTTTCTGCCCCCTGGGGCGCGAAACCGGCATCGAGCGCTGCGTATGGGGAGAAGACGACTGGCTCTACCTGGAAGGCGGCGGATTGCTCCCGCGCGTCGAGGTGCCCTCCCCGACCGGCACCGTGCCAGCAGAACCGGAAGCGGTGCGCCGAAAATTCGACGGCGACATGCTGCCCGACGAGTTCCAGTGGCTGCGAACGCCGGAAACCGACCGCATCTTCCGGCTCGGCAATGGCGTGCTGACCCTGATCGGGCGCGAAAGCATCGGCAGCTGGTTCGAGCAGGCGCTTGTCGCACGGCGGCAGGAACATCTCGCCTATGCGGCGGAAACGCAGGTCTCGTTCGAACCCGTCACCTACCAGCAGGCCGCGGGACTGACGACCTACTACAACCGTTACAAGTTCCATGCGCTGCTCGTGACCCACGAACCGGGAACCGGTCGCGCGCTCACCATACTCTCCTGCAACGGCGACTGGCCGGACGGTGCACTGACCCTGCCGCTCGACCAGCCGGTCCCGGTCGCCGAGGGGCCGATCGAGATGCGCGTCGAGGTCGATCACGCGCGCCAGCAGTTTTTCTGGCGGCAGGAAGGCGGGGAATGGCGCCCCATCGGTCCCGTCCTCGATGCGGCGGTGATTTCCGACGAGGGCGGTCGCGGCGAGCATGCATCGTTCACCGGCGCCTTCACGGGCATGGTGTGTTTCGACACCAGCGGCTCGGGATTGCCCGCCGCATTCACCCATTTCAACTACCTGCCGCGACAATAG
- a CDS encoding sugar phosphate isomerase/epimerase family protein, giving the protein MAKTMKGAGIFLAQFAGDSEPFNSLPSIAKWAAGLGYEGIQIPTWDTRLFDLRKAAESKTYADEVNGIAAEAGVAVTELSTHLQGQLVAVHPAYDEQFDGFAPPEVHNNPKARQEWAVEQVMLAAKASRNMGLDVTVSFTGALAFPYLYPWPQRPAGLVEEAFGELARRWKPILDIYEDNGVDIGYEIHPGEDVFDGITFEMFLERLGGHPRCTINYDPSHFVLQQLDYLAFIDIYHERISAFHVKDAEFNPTGRQGVYSGYQDWTNRAGRFRSLGDGQVDFGGIFSRLAQYDYDSWAVLEWECCLKHPEDGAAEGAPFIKNHIIRVTETAFDDFAGGDTDRDTIRKMMGIS; this is encoded by the coding sequence ATGGCAAAAACGATGAAGGGTGCCGGCATCTTCCTTGCGCAGTTCGCAGGCGACAGCGAACCGTTCAACAGCCTGCCGTCGATCGCGAAATGGGCCGCAGGACTTGGATACGAGGGAATCCAGATACCGACCTGGGACACGCGCCTGTTCGACCTGCGCAAGGCGGCGGAATCGAAAACCTATGCCGACGAGGTCAACGGCATCGCGGCAGAGGCCGGCGTCGCGGTTACGGAACTCTCCACGCATCTGCAGGGCCAGCTCGTGGCCGTACACCCGGCCTATGACGAGCAATTCGACGGCTTCGCACCACCGGAGGTGCACAACAATCCCAAGGCACGCCAGGAATGGGCGGTCGAACAGGTCATGCTGGCAGCCAAGGCATCACGAAACATGGGGCTCGATGTCACGGTGTCGTTTACCGGCGCACTCGCCTTCCCCTATCTGTACCCGTGGCCGCAACGCCCGGCCGGCCTCGTCGAGGAGGCGTTCGGCGAGTTGGCGCGGCGGTGGAAGCCGATCCTCGACATCTACGAGGACAACGGCGTCGACATCGGCTACGAGATCCATCCCGGCGAGGACGTGTTCGACGGCATAACGTTCGAGATGTTCCTCGAACGGCTCGGCGGCCATCCCAGATGCACGATCAACTATGACCCGTCGCACTTCGTGCTCCAGCAGCTCGATTACCTCGCGTTCATCGACATCTACCACGAGCGGATTTCCGCGTTTCACGTCAAGGATGCGGAATTCAATCCGACAGGCCGGCAAGGCGTCTATTCCGGCTACCAGGACTGGACGAACCGGGCCGGACGCTTCCGGTCGCTCGGAGACGGCCAGGTCGATTTCGGCGGCATCTTCTCCAGGCTGGCGCAATACGACTATGACAGCTGGGCGGTTCTGGAATGGGAATGCTGCCTGAAGCACCCGGAAGACGGCGCAGCAGAAGGCGCGCCGTTCATCAAGAATCACATCATTCGCGTCACCGAAACCGCCTTCGACGACTTCGCCGGCGGCGACACGGACCGTGACACGATCCGCAAGATGATGGGAATCTCGTAG
- a CDS encoding Gfo/Idh/MocA family protein — translation MVSASNTENHAGPIRLGMVGGGQGAFIGAVHRYAARLDGHFQLVAGALSSDPDRARASGAELGLSPDRCYGSFEEMARAEADRPDGIEAVSVVTPNNMHYPVAKAFLEAGIHVICDKPLTSTLDDARKLVDLVEKSGKLFVLTHNYTGYPMIRQARSMVEAGELGNIRVVQVEYPQDWLAEPIEREGQKQAAWRTDPERSGAGGCIGDIGTHAWNLATFVTMLKTDRLSADLDTFVPGRLLDDNAHVMLRFRPEGGAPAAKGMLWASQVSPGNENGLKLRVYGTKGGIEWAQEDPNRLWFTPLGQPKRLITRGGTGANEAAARVTRIPGGHPEGYLEGFANIYSEAAAAIRAMRAENGKVPGELLFPTVHDGLDGMRFIEACVNSSKANGKWTELPA, via the coding sequence ATGGTCAGCGCGTCAAATACAGAAAATCACGCCGGGCCGATCAGACTCGGGATGGTCGGTGGCGGACAGGGCGCATTCATCGGCGCTGTCCACCGCTACGCCGCACGTCTCGACGGTCACTTCCAGCTTGTTGCGGGGGCATTGTCATCCGATCCCGACCGCGCGAGGGCATCGGGCGCCGAACTCGGTCTCTCACCCGACCGCTGCTATGGGTCGTTCGAGGAAATGGCGAGGGCGGAAGCGGATCGCCCGGACGGCATCGAGGCCGTTTCCGTCGTGACCCCGAACAACATGCACTACCCCGTGGCCAAGGCGTTTCTGGAAGCGGGCATCCACGTCATTTGCGACAAGCCACTGACATCCACCCTCGACGACGCCCGCAAGCTGGTCGACCTCGTCGAGAAATCCGGAAAGCTCTTCGTCCTGACCCACAACTACACCGGATATCCCATGATCCGCCAGGCCCGCTCCATGGTGGAAGCCGGGGAACTCGGCAACATCCGCGTGGTGCAGGTCGAATATCCGCAGGACTGGCTGGCCGAACCCATCGAGCGCGAGGGCCAGAAACAGGCGGCATGGCGTACCGATCCCGAACGCTCCGGCGCCGGCGGCTGCATCGGAGACATCGGCACGCATGCATGGAACCTCGCCACTTTCGTGACCATGCTGAAAACAGACCGACTTTCCGCCGATCTCGACACATTCGTCCCGGGACGCCTGCTGGACGACAATGCCCATGTCATGCTGCGTTTCAGGCCGGAGGGCGGGGCACCGGCCGCGAAGGGGATGCTGTGGGCCAGCCAGGTTTCCCCGGGCAACGAAAACGGCCTGAAACTCAGGGTGTACGGCACGAAAGGCGGTATCGAATGGGCGCAGGAGGACCCGAACCGGTTGTGGTTCACTCCGCTCGGTCAGCCGAAACGGCTCATCACCCGCGGCGGGACCGGCGCCAACGAGGCCGCCGCGCGCGTGACCCGGATTCCGGGAGGACACCCGGAGGGATACCTGGAAGGCTTCGCCAACATCTATTCCGAGGCGGCTGCAGCCATCCGTGCAATGCGGGCAGAGAACGGCAAGGTGCCCGGCGAACTGCTGTTTCCCACCGTGCATGACGGCCTGGACGGAATGCGCTTCATCGAGGCGTGCGTGAATTCCTCGAAGGCGAACGGGAAATGGACGGAGCTTCCGGCCTGA
- the ftsH gene encoding ATP-dependent zinc metalloprotease FtsH, with amino-acid sequence MNNKTQFNFWYWIAAFIALALFQYFYTTATQVAQIPYSEFQAYLEEGKIAEVAVSDRYIQGRFKEEQDGKPMFFTTRVEPEFAADLRKHDVVVTGQVESTFLRDLLSWIVPIVIFVGIWMFMLKRMGGAGGGLMQIGKSKAKVYVESDTGVTFEDVAGVDEAKDELKEIVDFLKNPTDYSRLGGRMPKGVLLVGPPGTGKTLLAKAVAGEAGVPFFSISGSEFVEMFVGVGAARVRDLFEQARSRAPAIIFIDELDALGRARGIGPLSGGHDEKEQTLNQLLVELDGFDSSAGLVLLAATNRPEILDPALLRAGRFDRQVLVDRPDRTGRVAILNVHLRKVKLAANVDPEKVAALTPGFTGADLANLVNEAALLATRRGGDAVTMEDFNNAVERIVAGLEKRNRLLNPREREIVAHHEMGHALVAMSLPGVDTVHKVSIIPRGIGALGYTIQRPTEDRFLMTRKELENKMAVLLGGRAAEWIVYGHLSTGAADDLVKVTDIARAIVTRYGMTERLGHVALEKEQRSHLGTDQPYYGVRDRDYSDETAAAIDEEVRRIVDETFDRTVAILESRREALEASARLLLENETLGEADLRQFLPEREAA; translated from the coding sequence ATGAACAACAAGACGCAGTTCAATTTCTGGTACTGGATCGCAGCCTTCATTGCGCTGGCGCTGTTCCAGTACTTCTACACCACGGCGACCCAGGTTGCGCAGATACCCTACAGCGAGTTCCAGGCTTATCTGGAAGAGGGCAAGATCGCCGAGGTTGCCGTGTCCGACCGCTACATCCAGGGGCGGTTCAAGGAAGAGCAGGACGGCAAGCCGATGTTCTTCACCACGCGGGTGGAGCCCGAGTTCGCGGCAGACTTGCGCAAGCACGATGTCGTCGTGACCGGCCAGGTCGAGAGCACCTTCCTGCGCGATCTGCTTTCCTGGATCGTCCCGATCGTGATTTTCGTCGGCATCTGGATGTTCATGCTCAAGCGCATGGGCGGGGCCGGCGGCGGGCTTATGCAGATCGGCAAGTCCAAGGCCAAGGTCTATGTGGAGTCCGATACCGGCGTGACATTCGAGGATGTCGCGGGCGTTGACGAGGCCAAGGACGAGTTGAAGGAAATCGTCGATTTCCTGAAAAATCCGACCGATTACAGCAGGCTGGGCGGCCGCATGCCCAAGGGCGTGCTGCTTGTCGGTCCTCCCGGCACGGGCAAGACGCTGCTTGCCAAGGCGGTGGCGGGCGAGGCCGGCGTGCCCTTCTTCTCCATCTCCGGTTCGGAATTCGTTGAGATGTTCGTCGGCGTCGGGGCAGCGCGTGTGCGCGACCTGTTCGAGCAGGCGCGGTCGCGTGCGCCCGCGATCATCTTCATCGACGAGCTCGATGCGCTCGGCCGCGCGCGCGGGATCGGGCCGCTGTCCGGCGGCCATGACGAGAAGGAGCAGACGCTCAACCAGTTGCTGGTCGAGCTGGACGGGTTCGACTCGTCCGCCGGTCTCGTGCTCCTGGCGGCCACCAACAGGCCGGAAATCCTCGATCCGGCCTTGCTCAGGGCAGGGCGTTTCGACCGGCAGGTGCTCGTCGATCGTCCGGACAGGACTGGTCGTGTCGCGATCCTGAACGTGCATCTCAGGAAGGTGAAGCTTGCCGCGAATGTCGACCCGGAAAAGGTCGCCGCTCTCACGCCCGGCTTCACCGGCGCCGATCTCGCCAACCTGGTCAACGAGGCGGCGCTGCTGGCCACGCGTCGCGGTGGCGATGCAGTGACCATGGAGGATTTCAACAACGCGGTCGAGCGTATCGTCGCCGGGCTGGAGAAGCGCAACCGGCTGCTGAATCCCAGGGAGCGTGAGATCGTGGCCCATCACGAGATGGGCCATGCTTTGGTCGCCATGTCACTTCCGGGCGTGGATACGGTTCACAAGGTATCCATCATACCGCGTGGCATCGGGGCACTCGGCTACACCATTCAGCGACCGACGGAAGACAGGTTCCTGATGACGCGCAAGGAACTCGAGAACAAGATGGCCGTTCTCCTGGGCGGGCGAGCCGCGGAGTGGATCGTTTACGGCCATCTTTCCACGGGCGCTGCGGACGACCTTGTGAAGGTCACGGACATCGCCCGCGCGATCGTCACGCGCTACGGCATGACCGAAAGGCTTGGTCACGTGGCGCTGGAGAAGGAGCAGCGTTCGCATCTGGGCACGGACCAGCCCTATTACGGCGTCCGGGACCGCGACTATTCGGACGAGACTGCCGCGGCCATTGATGAGGAGGTGCGGCGCATCGTCGATGAAACCTTCGACCGCACGGTCGCCATACTGGAATCCCGGCGCGAGGCTCTGGAAGCGTCGGCCAGGTTGTTGCTCGAAAACGAAACGCTGGGCGAGGCCGACTTGCGGCAGTTTCTTCCCGAACGCGAGGCCGCCTGA
- a CDS encoding amylo-alpha-1,6-glucosidase: MTSNLQRSKTTQLHGGYDGSEPPLAPPLDASPRILKHGDMFALLNAHGDVEPTDLMGAGIYMRDTRRLSRMRLTLAGEALLLLSSHVTLETGALIADLANPDIWRDGDKILPRDTLHVYRTKYLWEGSCHERIAVRSFDLNAIETDLDLSFDVDFADIFEARGYERAQRGDVAVSVEGGDTVTFTYASADGERRVTRLRFWPRPTEIAERRARWRLDLPARGSRTVFVDLQCDPQAEAKVPPRRFFSQMRHACRSIMAQTHRGAQVETSDELVNQVFSRSRADITMLTTETAQGAYPFAGVPWFSTPFGRDGIITAWLMLWADPHIARGVLRYLAAAQASSDDPASDAEPGKILHESRDGELANLGLVPFRRYYGSVDSTPLFVALAGAYWRRTGNADVIHEIWPAVSRALDWIERDGDRDRDGFVEYFRRRPDGLVNQGWKDSSDSTFHADGRLAEGPIALVEVQGYVYDALRSGSVLARIMGEHERADRLASRANELLERIDRAFWQDEMGFYAMALDGEKRPCAVRGSNVGHLLFSGAARPARVGEVVRAMMSPTFFSGYGIRTVATTEARYNPMSYHNGSVWPHDTALAALGMARYGHTDDAARLFGAILDAASTMDLQRLPELFCGFRRRRGVAPTLYPVACSPQAWAAAAPFGMLAASLGLEVDARARTVRLTRPHLPERLERVMVRRIPVGDGTADIYITRAAGSVAIDVPHRSRGVEIDVKM; the protein is encoded by the coding sequence ATGACTTCCAATTTGCAACGCTCGAAGACCACGCAGTTGCATGGCGGCTACGATGGCTCGGAGCCACCGCTTGCGCCACCGCTCGATGCCAGCCCGCGCATCCTTAAGCATGGCGACATGTTCGCGCTGCTCAACGCGCATGGCGATGTCGAGCCGACGGACCTGATGGGTGCGGGCATATATATGCGCGACACGCGGCGCCTGTCGCGCATGCGCCTGACGCTGGCCGGCGAGGCGCTCCTTCTGCTCAGTTCCCACGTGACCCTCGAGACGGGAGCGCTGATTGCCGATCTCGCCAACCCCGACATTTGGCGCGACGGCGACAAGATCCTGCCGCGCGACACGTTGCATGTCTACCGCACCAAGTATCTCTGGGAAGGCAGCTGTCACGAGCGCATAGCCGTCCGCAGTTTCGACCTGAACGCTATCGAGACCGATCTCGATCTCTCCTTCGATGTCGATTTCGCCGACATCTTCGAGGCGCGCGGTTATGAGCGCGCGCAGAGGGGTGATGTCGCCGTTTCGGTGGAAGGCGGCGACACCGTCACCTTCACCTATGCCAGCGCCGACGGCGAGCGCCGCGTGACGCGGCTGCGTTTCTGGCCGAGGCCGACGGAGATCGCCGAGCGGCGGGCGCGGTGGCGGCTGGACCTGCCGGCCCGCGGATCCCGGACGGTTTTCGTCGACCTGCAATGCGATCCGCAGGCGGAGGCCAAGGTGCCGCCGCGCCGCTTCTTCAGCCAGATGCGGCATGCCTGCCGTTCCATCATGGCGCAGACGCACCGCGGCGCGCAGGTGGAGACCAGCGACGAGCTGGTCAACCAGGTCTTCAGCCGTTCGCGCGCCGACATCACGATGCTGACCACCGAGACGGCGCAGGGCGCGTATCCCTTCGCCGGCGTCCCCTGGTTTTCGACGCCCTTCGGCCGTGACGGGATCATCACCGCATGGCTGATGCTGTGGGCCGATCCGCATATCGCGCGCGGCGTGCTGCGCTATCTCGCCGCCGCCCAGGCATCGTCCGACGATCCCGCGAGCGATGCCGAGCCGGGCAAGATCCTGCACGAATCCCGCGACGGCGAGCTGGCCAATCTCGGGCTTGTTCCGTTCAGGCGCTATTACGGTTCCGTCGACTCGACGCCGCTCTTCGTCGCGCTTGCCGGCGCCTACTGGCGGCGCACCGGCAATGCCGATGTCATCCACGAGATCTGGCCGGCGGTCAGCCGCGCCCTCGACTGGATCGAGAGGGACGGCGACCGCGACCGCGACGGCTTCGTGGAATATTTCCGCCGCCGTCCCGATGGCCTCGTGAACCAGGGCTGGAAGGACAGCAGCGACTCGACGTTCCACGCGGACGGTCGGCTGGCCGAGGGACCGATCGCATTGGTGGAGGTGCAGGGCTACGTGTATGACGCGCTTCGGTCCGGTTCCGTGCTCGCCCGGATAATGGGCGAGCATGAGCGGGCCGATCGCCTGGCAAGCCGGGCGAACGAGCTTCTCGAACGCATCGACCGCGCATTCTGGCAGGACGAAATGGGCTTCTATGCCATGGCGCTCGACGGGGAGAAACGTCCCTGCGCGGTGCGCGGCTCCAATGTCGGCCACCTCCTGTTTTCCGGTGCGGCACGGCCGGCCCGCGTGGGCGAGGTGGTCCGCGCGATGATGTCGCCCACCTTCTTTTCCGGCTATGGCATCCGCACGGTGGCGACGACGGAGGCCCGCTACAATCCGATGAGCTACCACAACGGCTCGGTCTGGCCGCACGACACGGCGCTCGCTGCGCTGGGCATGGCACGATACGGGCATACCGATGATGCAGCGCGCCTGTTCGGGGCCATCCTCGATGCGGCCTCCACCATGGACCTTCAGCGTCTGCCCGAGCTGTTCTGCGGTTTCCGGCGTCGGCGCGGTGTCGCGCCGACACTCTACCCGGTCGCCTGCTCGCCGCAGGCATGGGCGGCAGCCGCGCCCTTCGGCATGCTTGCTGCCTCGCTCGGCCTCGAAGTGGATGCGAGGGCGCGCACCGTACGCCTGACACGACCGCATCTGCCGGAACGGCTGGAGCGTGTCATGGTTCGCCGGATCCCGGTCGGGGACGGCACCGCCGACATATACATCACGCGGGCCGCCGGATCGGTCGCGATAGATGTGCCGCACAGGTCCAGGGGGGTGGAGATAGATGTGAAGATGTAG
- a CDS encoding glycosyltransferase family 4 protein, whose amino-acid sequence MRIAQISPLYESVPPSLYGGTERVVSTLADTLVELGHDVTLFASGDSRTKARLVACRDKALRLDPARSWDLPAHLAMMEDVRSRIDSFDILHFHTDCFQMLLFEDVAARTVTTMHGRLDMKDLTPFLATHRRFPLVSVSDSQRTPCRFANFVATIPHGMKRDVIRPVESPSDDYVAFLGRISPEKGPDIAIDIARRAGWKIRIAAKVDTLDRGFYTETVEPLIKQGHVEFIGEIGDSQKSEFLGNARAVLFPIQWPEPFGLVMIEAMAAGTPVIAWPNGSVPEVIEDGVTGFHVTSVDDAVAAISRSAELDRARIRRTFERRFSDLAMAKAYVEVYEQLLAKARNRGKTSVRSSGMPAPHVAADVVKTDRANGKNTT is encoded by the coding sequence ATGCGGATTGCTCAAATTTCTCCGTTGTATGAAAGTGTGCCGCCATCACTCTATGGCGGAACCGAGCGTGTCGTTTCCACGCTGGCCGATACGCTGGTGGAACTTGGTCACGATGTGACACTCTTTGCCAGCGGCGACTCCAGGACAAAGGCCCGGCTCGTGGCTTGCCGCGACAAGGCGCTGCGCCTCGACCCGGCACGATCGTGGGACCTGCCTGCACATTTGGCCATGATGGAAGACGTGCGGTCGCGGATCGACAGTTTCGATATCCTGCATTTCCATACGGATTGCTTTCAGATGCTCCTGTTCGAGGACGTGGCTGCGCGCACCGTCACCACCATGCATGGCCGTCTCGACATGAAGGATCTGACGCCGTTCCTCGCGACGCATCGGCGGTTTCCTCTGGTTTCTGTTTCCGACAGCCAGCGGACGCCGTGCCGGTTCGCCAACTTCGTGGCGACGATTCCGCATGGCATGAAGCGGGACGTCATTCGTCCGGTGGAATCGCCATCAGATGACTATGTGGCCTTCCTGGGACGCATTTCGCCCGAGAAGGGCCCCGACATTGCCATCGACATCGCCCGGCGCGCGGGTTGGAAGATCCGGATCGCGGCCAAGGTCGATACGCTCGATCGCGGTTTCTACACTGAAACGGTGGAGCCCCTGATCAAGCAGGGCCATGTCGAGTTCATCGGCGAGATCGGCGATTCCCAGAAGAGCGAGTTCCTTGGCAATGCGCGTGCCGTGCTGTTCCCGATACAGTGGCCGGAGCCGTTCGGCCTGGTCATGATTGAGGCCATGGCGGCGGGCACGCCGGTGATTGCTTGGCCGAACGGGTCGGTGCCCGAGGTGATCGAGGACGGCGTGACCGGATTTCATGTGACCAGCGTCGATGACGCGGTCGCCGCAATTTCCCGGTCTGCCGAACTCGATCGTGCAAGGATACGCCGTACCTTTGAGCGCAGGTTTTCCGATCTTGCAATGGCGAAGGCTTATGTCGAAGTCTATGAACAGCTTCTCGCGAAGGCGAGAAATCGCGGGAAAACGAGTGTTCGCTCGTCGGGCATGCCTGCGCCGCATGTTGCTGCCGACGTCGTCAAGACCGACCGCGCGAACGGAAAGAACACCACCTGA
- a CDS encoding mannitol dehydrogenase family protein, whose amino-acid sequence MTIKLSLAAMRSLPARVAKPSYGRADLSAGIVHIGVGNFHRAHQAMYLHRLFESGRDRDWAIVGAGVKSYDASMRDRLKEQDWLTTVVELDPEGFSATVCGSMVDFAEVDPAVLIETMARPEIRIVSLTVTEGGYYVDAKTGGFDASHPEIVADRDNPDDPKTVFGILIAALLRRRAAGVPPFTVMSCDNLPENGHVARNAVLGLAQGRPDDTHDWIADNVAFPCGMVDCITPATGRREIALVAEKFDIEDAAPVICEPFRQWVLEDNFPQGRPALETVGVEFVDDVAPYELMKLRILNGGHATIAYPAGLLGIHFVHEAMRNPLVTGFLEKLEFTEIIPTVPDIPGTSREAYYEKIVERFSNEAVGDTIPRLCLDGSNRQPKFILPTITARLDAGQPVDGLALEVALWCRYCAGTDESGNVITVEDIAAGRLKRNALAARTDPSAWLSMHDIFGDLGRHPVFAAAFASALSSLWKDGVGATLAAYIG is encoded by the coding sequence ATGACTATCAAGTTATCTCTGGCCGCTATGCGGTCTCTGCCTGCGCGGGTAGCGAAGCCATCCTACGGGCGTGCGGATCTTTCCGCCGGTATCGTGCACATTGGAGTAGGCAACTTCCACCGCGCTCACCAGGCCATGTATCTCCATCGGCTTTTCGAGTCGGGCCGCGATCGTGATTGGGCTATCGTTGGGGCGGGCGTGAAGTCCTATGACGCGTCGATGCGCGACCGGCTGAAGGAGCAGGACTGGCTGACGACGGTGGTGGAGCTGGACCCCGAGGGATTTTCAGCGACGGTGTGCGGTTCGATGGTCGATTTCGCCGAAGTCGATCCGGCTGTCCTGATCGAAACCATGGCCCGGCCTGAGATACGTATAGTCTCGTTGACGGTGACGGAGGGTGGGTACTATGTCGATGCGAAGACTGGCGGGTTCGACGCATCGCATCCGGAAATCGTTGCGGACCGCGACAATCCCGACGACCCGAAAACGGTATTCGGCATTCTGATCGCCGCGTTGCTGAGGCGAAGAGCGGCCGGCGTTCCACCCTTCACCGTGATGTCCTGCGACAATCTCCCGGAAAACGGTCATGTCGCACGCAACGCCGTTCTGGGGCTTGCTCAAGGTCGGCCCGACGACACGCATGACTGGATCGCCGACAATGTCGCATTTCCCTGCGGCATGGTCGATTGCATAACGCCTGCAACCGGCCGGCGTGAAATCGCTCTCGTGGCAGAGAAATTCGATATCGAGGATGCCGCTCCCGTCATTTGCGAACCGTTTCGTCAATGGGTGCTGGAAGACAATTTCCCGCAGGGGCGTCCGGCCTTGGAGACCGTTGGTGTCGAATTCGTGGATGATGTGGCGCCATACGAACTGATGAAGTTGCGTATTCTCAACGGTGGGCACGCGACCATCGCCTATCCTGCCGGCCTGCTCGGCATCCATTTCGTGCACGAAGCGATGCGCAACCCTCTGGTGACCGGCTTTCTCGAAAAGCTGGAATTTACCGAGATCATACCGACCGTGCCGGATATCCCGGGAACCAGTCGCGAAGCCTACTACGAGAAGATCGTCGAGCGTTTTTCCAACGAGGCGGTCGGCGACACGATTCCGCGGCTTTGTCTCGACGGTTCCAACCGGCAGCCAAAATTCATCCTGCCGACGATAACAGCGCGACTGGACGCTGGTCAGCCGGTCGACGGACTCGCGCTGGAGGTTGCGCTATGGTGCCGCTATTGTGCGGGTACGGACGAGAGCGGCAACGTCATCACTGTCGAGGACATCGCGGCGGGGCGGCTGAAACGGAATGCGCTCGCCGCGCGCACCGATCCTTCCGCTTGGTTGTCCATGCATGACATTTTCGGCGACCTGGGCCGGCATCCGGTTTTTGCCGCTGCTTTCGCCAGTGCGTTGAGTTCGCTCTGGAAGGATGGTGTCGGGGCGACGCTGGCGGCCTATATCGGGTAA